The genome window CGTTGGATCTACTTCTAAGAGCTCGTCTGAATGGAGAAGTTCCATTAATTTCAGGGATTCAGGGACAGAAGATCCATTTTCGTCCTCTTCCCGGAGGAGTTGCCCCAAGTGGGAATCTTACACTGTGTTTCAGAAGTATGATGAAGAGATGACATTCTTAGATAGGATCAGCGCCCAAAAGCTTCAGGAAACAGGTAATTTTCActttacatatttatttattttacattatgaTCGTAccattttataaaacaacttaGAATctatttggtagtgattttaagaagcacttttaaagtttttaatacttaaaaattttcatcattcaaaatgttaaaaatgttataaacgctttctaaaattactTCCAAATCCACTCTTAATTTACATAGCTACATACAGAGTCTCTTAGGTCAATCCAAGTCTGTCCAAAGTCAATCTCAGGGAGGATTGCTCATAAATTGGGAACAATCAACAAGAGATCATCAGATACCCATCAGAACCCGTATCATGAACTAGAAGCTGCTTATGTAGCACAAATTTGCTTAACATGGGAAGCTCTTAATTGGAACTACAAGAACTTTCAGCGCCTGAGAGCTTCGCGTCGTGAATGTGACCCCGGCAGTCCTGCTCATATTGCCCAGCAGTTTCAGCAATTCCAAGTGCTTTTACAGCGGTACATTGAGAATGAGCCCTATGAGCATGGCAAGAGACCTGAGATTTATGCTAGGATGAGAATTTTGGCACCAAAGCTGCTCCAAGTGCCAGAATATCGAGGTACTCATAAGACAAAGTGCTTTTAGTTTCTCGAGATaacttcaattttctttttgttaacaaTATATCTGTATattaattggtttttaaagATTCTGAAGATGATCAAAAGGATGAAAGTCTGAAGTCAAGAATTTCGTCAGattcatttcttattatattAGAAGAGGGAATAAGAACATTCATGAATTTTCTCAAGGGGGATAGGGAGAAACCTTGCCAGATCATAGCAGCTTTGTTCAAGAGGAACCGAAAAGGTTTGGTTGATCCAACTCTTCTACATCTGATGAAGAAAGCAAATCAGAAGGTACAAATTAATGGTATTTGCTTTTGAGCCATTCaaaatatctacattattttctAAACTTACAGTTCGGTGTTAAAATTCAATCTGCAGAAGAAGTTAAGGCTCAAAGATCTCCGCAGAACTGGCAAGTGCTTAAGGAAAAGAAGGTTAAAGGAGGAGGAAGAAATGGAGATTCTGATGGGACTGATAGACATAAAAGTGGTGTCTAGGGTTTTGAGAATGAGTGACATAACAGAAGAGCAATTACACTGGTGTGAAGAAAAGATGAGCAAAGTGAGAGTTTTGGAAGGGAAGCTGCAAAGAGATTCCTCACCACTTTTCTTCCCTGCACACTGACCCCACCATAGATTGGGTATTTGTTGCTTGATGACTAGACCATGAATGTGCGGTGACTGCATGCAGATGAATATCCTAAGGCAGACACACCCTTTTGTAAATActgtaaagaaaaatgagaggaaGGGGACCCACAAATCAAAGCCATGACATGTGGGTGACATAGATTTTGAAGATATGGAATCCATGAAAGAAAAGATGGGTTGGCTCTCTGATTTCATGAACATTGAAAGTGAAAAGAGCTGGGACAAAGCAAGGAACACGAAGATAGAGACGAGGTAGCTTTAGTTTGCTTTATCTTTTGAATTAGGGTTTATCTATAAGGGTTTTGAGCTGAATCAAAAGAGAGAGATTTGGGCAAAGCTGCTGCTACACATGCAGTGGAATAAAAAGGTGGCACATGGTACACTCAAAGGGTGGGAGCCCGAGCTTCATTTGGTACCACTTTCTTTGGGGaaaagatgaataaataaataatcaaccATGTAAGGTGTATTCAGACTTCAGAGAGTTGCGTCCCTCTCATGATTTCTATAAAAAGTTAATCTTGT of Vitis vinifera cultivar Pinot Noir 40024 chromosome 17, ASM3070453v1 contains these proteins:
- the LOC100249284 gene encoding uncharacterized protein LOC100249284; this encodes MPYSKEALARLFYNVSSSLQLLFLFFFFSSILLAKLLHFLCNHPIFQRTQHGSAVGLFLDDEEEEDIYFHEEECMEKDDHLVADIVDGGESLLFLPVNRPVKDQDLEHHEETISSSTTPRGDYNYFFHQEESSDDHNSLVQESEVHDDKEDEAEEEIPTSDTDADAVYNFGPNEGDPTSPITINLTKSGLVADDETHDEKRDEEDSKGGKDKIEDGKVEETTNFTKDEKFLIFAPPQSEAKKFHVQEKDNEETCGDSYTVGSTSKSSSEWRSSINFRDSGTEDPFSSSSRRSCPKWESYTVFQKYDEEMTFLDRISAQKLQETESLRSIQVCPKSISGRIAHKLGTINKRSSDTHQNPYHELEAAYVAQICLTWEALNWNYKNFQRLRASRRECDPGSPAHIAQQFQQFQVLLQRYIENEPYEHGKRPEIYARMRILAPKLLQVPEYRDSEDDQKDESLKSRISSDSFLIILEEGIRTFMNFLKGDREKPCQIIAALFKRNRKGLVDPTLLHLMKKANQKKKLRLKDLRRTGKCLRKRRLKEEEEMEILMGLIDIKVVSRVLRMSDITEEQLHWCEEKMSKVRVLEGKLQRDSSPLFFPAH